The Nitrospira sp. KM1 genome includes a window with the following:
- a CDS encoding NuoM family protein, with the protein MLVELSSTFPILSCILFFPLIGAAVLWLFDDEDLVRTSALTIALVELALSIFVLVRFIPDSAAMQFVERVRWIPALGISYHLAVDGISVLFVGLTAFLTVLIVIYSWDTVRHQMKLYMMSLLALETTTMGVFVSLDLILFFVFWELMLIPSYFLIKLWGGGAERHYAALKYVLYTLLGSVFMLVGIALLDINYHNWATLHHSDTLYSFDLLELLAVPIPLNQQLLIFWFMFMGFAFKAPVFPFHTWLANALMEGPIGMAVALAGLKLGTFGFMRFSIPLLPDASKNEMVVTVLMALGLAAIVYGALMALIQPDFRRLLAFSSISHLGFIVVGLFALNFQGLQGSLLTMINLGFSTAGLFFIAGFLYTRQQTTHLSAFGGIAKHTPLLATFFLLIGLASIGLPGTNGFVGEFLILLGTFKAYWLYGLIAVTGVITGAAYFLWYYERAVLGPVGRTVKASIEDLHLREVIIAVSLSAMILWIGLYPSPFLRMMNGSVQALVDRVHHGAMVSENAVASKRLD; encoded by the coding sequence ATGCTTGTAGAACTCTCCTCGACCTTTCCGATCCTGTCCTGCATTCTCTTTTTCCCCCTCATCGGAGCTGCGGTGCTCTGGCTGTTCGATGACGAAGACCTGGTCCGCACCTCTGCTCTGACGATCGCATTGGTTGAGCTGGCGCTGTCGATTTTCGTACTGGTCCGATTCATCCCTGATTCCGCGGCGATGCAATTTGTCGAGCGCGTGCGCTGGATACCTGCATTGGGGATCAGTTATCACCTGGCAGTAGACGGCATCAGCGTGCTCTTCGTCGGGCTGACGGCTTTTCTGACCGTCCTCATCGTCATCTATTCGTGGGACACGGTCCGGCACCAGATGAAGCTGTACATGATGTCGCTTCTGGCGCTGGAAACGACCACCATGGGTGTCTTTGTCTCGCTGGATCTTATTCTCTTTTTTGTCTTCTGGGAGTTGATGCTCATTCCCAGTTATTTCCTGATCAAGCTCTGGGGCGGAGGGGCTGAGCGGCATTACGCGGCGCTCAAATATGTGCTGTACACACTGCTGGGAAGCGTGTTCATGCTGGTGGGCATAGCCTTGTTGGACATCAATTACCACAACTGGGCCACGCTCCATCATAGCGACACCCTTTACTCGTTTGATCTGTTGGAGCTCTTGGCCGTTCCCATCCCTTTGAACCAGCAACTGTTGATCTTCTGGTTCATGTTCATGGGTTTCGCCTTCAAGGCTCCGGTCTTCCCTTTCCATACCTGGCTCGCCAACGCCCTTATGGAAGGTCCGATCGGTATGGCCGTTGCGCTGGCTGGTCTGAAGCTCGGGACATTCGGCTTCATGCGCTTCAGCATCCCCTTACTTCCCGATGCATCCAAAAACGAAATGGTCGTGACGGTGCTCATGGCGCTCGGACTGGCCGCCATCGTCTACGGTGCCCTCATGGCATTGATCCAACCGGATTTCAGGCGTCTGCTCGCCTTCAGCAGCATCAGCCATTTGGGGTTCATCGTCGTTGGTCTGTTTGCCCTGAACTTTCAGGGTCTTCAGGGAAGCCTCTTGACCATGATTAATCTTGGTTTCAGCACCGCCGGGCTGTTTTTCATCGCCGGGTTTCTTTACACCAGACAACAGACCACGCATCTCAGTGCGTTCGGGGGCATCGCCAAGCACACGCCGCTCTTGGCCACATTCTTCTTGCTGATCGGGTTGGCTTCGATCGGATTACCGGGCACGAACGGCTTCGTCGGAGAATTCTTGATCCTGTTGGGGACGTTCAAAGCTTATTGGCTCTACGGTCTCATTGCGGTGACCGGCGTCATTACCGGAGCGGCATATTTTCTCTGGTATTACGAGCGGGCCGTTCTCGGACCGGTGGGGAGAACAGTCAAGGCCTCTATCGAAGATTTGCACCTTCGCGAAGTCATCATCGCCGTCTCGCTCTCAGCCATGATTCTATGGATCGGCCTGTATCCATCCCCATTCCTTCGCATGATGAACGGGTCGGTGCAGGCACTGGTCGACCGCGTGCACCATGGTGCGATGGTATCGGAGAACGCCGTCGCCTCAAAGCGACTTGATTGA
- the nuoL gene encoding NADH-quinone oxidoreductase subunit L, producing the protein MTDLLIKLIPVFPLLAVILNGLLGSRYSHDLAHRLAWGSVGLSFLCTLGVFVDVLKTGISHEVVAYQWIFGGDLTINLAFLVDPLTCVMLLVITGVGLLIHVYSVGYMHGEEGFTRFFTYMNLFMVSMLLLVMGNNYVVLFIGWEGVGLCSYLLIGYYYDKVSAAKAASKAFVVNRIGDAGFLLAIFLVFINFKTLDYTKVFPQVGQLPPEMATAIALCLLIGAVGKSAQIPLYTWLPDAMEGPTPVSALIHAATMVTAGVYMIVRNHAIFDLSPTAMTVVGVIGGSTALFAATIGLVQNDIKRVLAYSTVSQLGYMFLGCGIGAYTAAVFHLMTHAFFKALLFLSAGSVIHALSGEQDIRKMGGLSQKIPWTYRLFLIGTIAIAGIPPFAGFWSKDEIMAHAFTHHHYVLYGMAAVGALLTAFYMFRLTYLTFYGQSRMDHHTEAHVHESPTVMIGPLMGLGVLSLAGGFLGFPPEHGWLHHFLAPVAGMAGEHQASTGLVLTLMMIATGIAFLGLGLAHYLYSINPGAPERWAASMRGVYTTLLHKYYVDELYDFLFVEPTKKLGLALDWLDRVVIDGIVRAVGHMAELGAAGSTWIEKYVIYGGLNVIGYGNHLVAKQWRQLQSGMVHHYAAIIVAGLFLLAVVIQLIVQG; encoded by the coding sequence ATGACAGACCTGTTGATCAAATTGATTCCTGTATTCCCTTTACTGGCCGTCATTCTGAACGGTCTGCTGGGAAGCCGTTATTCCCATGACTTGGCGCATCGCCTGGCATGGGGTTCGGTGGGGCTCTCGTTCCTCTGCACGCTCGGGGTCTTCGTGGACGTGCTGAAGACTGGAATCTCCCATGAAGTCGTCGCCTACCAGTGGATCTTCGGAGGCGACCTGACCATCAATCTCGCATTTCTGGTCGACCCTCTCACCTGCGTGATGCTGCTCGTGATCACCGGGGTCGGCCTTCTTATTCATGTGTATTCGGTGGGGTATATGCACGGAGAAGAAGGCTTCACACGCTTCTTCACCTATATGAATCTGTTCATGGTCTCCATGCTGTTGTTGGTCATGGGGAATAACTATGTCGTGCTGTTCATCGGGTGGGAGGGCGTGGGCCTCTGCTCTTATCTTTTAATCGGCTACTACTACGACAAAGTATCGGCGGCCAAGGCCGCCTCAAAGGCATTCGTCGTCAACCGCATCGGCGACGCAGGATTTCTTCTGGCCATCTTCCTTGTATTCATCAATTTCAAGACTCTGGACTACACGAAGGTATTCCCTCAGGTGGGACAACTACCGCCGGAAATGGCAACCGCCATCGCGTTGTGCCTCCTGATCGGCGCCGTCGGCAAGTCGGCCCAAATTCCGCTCTATACGTGGCTGCCTGACGCCATGGAGGGACCAACCCCGGTCAGCGCCCTCATTCATGCTGCGACAATGGTGACAGCGGGTGTCTACATGATCGTCCGGAATCATGCCATCTTTGACTTGTCCCCGACGGCGATGACCGTTGTCGGAGTTATCGGTGGCAGTACGGCACTTTTCGCCGCGACGATCGGCCTGGTGCAAAACGATATCAAGAGGGTCCTCGCCTATTCGACCGTCAGTCAGCTGGGGTACATGTTTCTCGGCTGCGGGATCGGGGCCTACACGGCGGCCGTCTTCCACCTGATGACGCATGCGTTCTTCAAAGCGCTCCTCTTTCTGTCGGCGGGTTCGGTCATCCATGCACTTTCAGGGGAACAGGATATCCGGAAAATGGGCGGGCTGAGCCAGAAAATACCATGGACATACCGGCTGTTTCTCATCGGCACGATCGCCATTGCCGGCATACCACCGTTCGCTGGCTTTTGGAGCAAAGACGAGATCATGGCCCATGCCTTCACGCATCATCACTATGTGTTGTACGGCATGGCCGCCGTGGGTGCTCTGCTGACAGCGTTCTACATGTTTCGACTGACGTATCTGACGTTCTACGGACAATCCCGAATGGACCACCATACCGAGGCGCACGTCCATGAATCTCCTACGGTCATGATCGGCCCGTTGATGGGTTTGGGAGTTTTGTCACTCGCTGGCGGGTTTCTGGGATTCCCTCCCGAACACGGATGGCTCCATCATTTTCTTGCGCCGGTGGCCGGAATGGCTGGCGAGCACCAAGCGAGTACCGGTCTGGTCTTGACGCTGATGATGATCGCAACGGGAATTGCCTTCCTTGGATTAGGGCTCGCCCACTATCTGTACAGCATCAATCCAGGCGCCCCTGAACGGTGGGCGGCCTCGATGCGAGGGGTCTACACCACACTCCTTCACAAATACTATGTGGATGAGCTCTACGATTTCCTCTTCGTCGAACCTACCAAGAAATTGGGTCTGGCTCTTGATTGGTTGGATCGAGTCGTCATCGACGGCATCGTCCGCGCCGTGGGGCACATGGCTGAGCTGGGAGCCGCCGGGTCGACATGGATCGAAAAGTATGTGATCTATGGCGGCCTTAACGTGATCGGTTACGGGAACCATCTTGTCGCCAAACAATGGCGGCAGTTGCAAAGCGGCATGGTCCATCATTATGCCGCCATCATCGTCGCAGGGCTGTTTCTGCTCGCAGTCGTGATCCAGTTGATTGTACAAGGCTGA
- the nuoK gene encoding NADH-quinone oxidoreductase subunit NuoK: protein MVPLSAYVAVSAVLFMTGLLGVLIRRNFIIVLMSVEIMLNAANINLVAFSYYLESMAGQLVALFIIAIAAGEAAVGLAIIIVVFRGKISTNVDEMNLLKW, encoded by the coding sequence ATGGTTCCTCTTTCTGCATACGTCGCGGTGAGCGCCGTGCTGTTCATGACCGGCCTCCTCGGGGTGCTGATCCGGCGCAACTTCATCATCGTACTCATGTCAGTGGAAATCATGTTGAACGCGGCCAACATCAACCTCGTCGCCTTTTCCTATTATCTGGAATCCATGGCCGGTCAATTGGTCGCCCTTTTCATCATTGCAATTGCCGCCGGTGAAGCCGCTGTGGGACTGGCCATCATTATCGTCGTCTTCCGCGGCAAGATTTCGACGAACGTCGATGAAATGAATCTGCTCAAGTGGTGA
- a CDS encoding NADH-quinone oxidoreductase subunit J — MISLFFAYFAFMSIAAAVLTVALKNPVHCGLALLALLLHVSGLFVLLNAEFLWAVQVVVYAGAILVLYLFVLMLLNLKTEERYFHSSFQYFLIPAVLGSLYVVALLFRSPFGGAKGDAPTTTVLQDGATYAVGMKMFSDYLLQFEIVGIFLLGAIIGAIVLAKTPKPIETNKN, encoded by the coding sequence ATGATCTCGCTGTTCTTTGCCTATTTCGCGTTCATGAGCATTGCCGCGGCAGTACTGACCGTCGCGCTAAAAAATCCCGTCCACTGCGGATTGGCTCTCCTGGCGCTCCTCCTTCATGTCTCGGGTCTTTTCGTTCTGCTCAACGCAGAATTTCTCTGGGCCGTGCAGGTCGTCGTCTACGCAGGGGCCATTCTGGTCTTGTATCTCTTCGTGCTCATGTTGCTCAATCTGAAAACCGAAGAACGATACTTTCATTCCTCGTTTCAGTACTTTTTGATTCCCGCGGTACTGGGCTCACTCTACGTGGTGGCCCTGTTGTTCCGTTCCCCATTCGGAGGCGCCAAGGGTGACGCTCCGACCACCACGGTCCTCCAGGACGGAGCGACGTATGCCGTGGGCATGAAGATGTTCAGCGACTATCTCCTGCAATTCGAGATCGTCGGAATCTTTCTCCTGGGCGCGATCATCGGAGCCATCGTGCTGGCCAAGACCCCCAAACCCATCGAGACGAATAAGAACTGA
- the nuoI gene encoding NADH-quinone oxidoreductase subunit NuoI — MNVGSMTKKILQAALFYEIWDAMKVTFKHMFHKPITFQYPREQRVIPDAHRGALGLLRYDDGRERCVGCDLCEAACPSRCIKVISSEDADRPLQRYASEFYIDITKCVFCGYCVEACPVNALAMTKMYEFSTHDKRTLLFDKKRLYDIGERHLDDAKKYLYAHNQEKNVEESREYRYYFPQSVVKPTQSTPKHLT; from the coding sequence ATGAACGTCGGATCCATGACCAAGAAAATCCTTCAAGCAGCCCTCTTCTATGAGATTTGGGACGCCATGAAGGTCACGTTCAAGCACATGTTTCACAAACCGATCACCTTTCAATATCCACGCGAACAACGGGTCATTCCGGACGCACACCGCGGAGCCTTGGGACTGTTGCGATATGACGACGGCCGTGAACGGTGTGTCGGTTGCGACCTCTGCGAGGCCGCATGCCCCTCGCGTTGCATAAAGGTCATCAGCTCAGAGGACGCCGATCGGCCGCTCCAACGGTACGCGAGTGAGTTCTATATCGACATCACGAAGTGCGTGTTCTGCGGATACTGTGTCGAAGCCTGCCCCGTCAACGCATTGGCCATGACCAAGATGTACGAATTTTCAACGCACGACAAGCGGACCCTCCTATTCGACAAAAAGCGGCTCTACGATATCGGGGAGCGTCATCTCGACGACGCGAAAAAATATCTCTATGCCCACAATCAAGAAAAGAACGTCGAGGAAAGCCGGGAGTACCGCTACTATTTCCCGCAATCGGTGGTGAAACCGACGCAGTCGACACCAAAGCATTTGACCTGA
- a CDS encoding molybdopterin-dependent oxidoreductase, whose product MGLKPATNPDVEAATIELSIDGKTVTAKDGVSLYDVISSTGKILPAMCYHYTFDPFGSCGMCLVTQEGKKAPVRSCTAKATAGMIIRTEGDDLFLARKKAVEKHLSVHPLDCPVCDADGHCELQDMAFQHGVTNLANAKQKFIPEDTRSLVLDFNMNRCIACAECINVCKDVLMIDALQFMKKGGFNQVVAKGDVPLSCEFCGDCLAVCPVGAITNKFSKYLYKPWQMKKTTTTCNYCGDGCQMHVETKDTEVIRVTSPLSWKNKWGDRAETAKGHGGICVKGRFGFEYIDSPARLKQPMVRKGDRLTAVPWLEAMHTVVDRFEETRKKHGSDSIAGLITARCTNEELYLFQKLMRAGFRSNNLDSSARYGHMNFVHASKHALGIGRAANDWEDLTKAKAVLAIGSNLTETNPLTAVRIKEAIRVYKAQVMVFDSAVTNLGKLSSHPFLIKPGTESLIIDGLVKAAIELDLVDEETVTKHPRAFAALKSAVASVSLEQVASRTGLTVDNLKEAVTIFAESPRSIILCAEGIVRQINGYNNVLKLIDLAWITGKLGRPGCGVSTVTEEANEQGAVDMGVAPEFLPGLASFDDEATRNRLATAWDVTLPKSGSGVRLMEILERCRRGEIRALYLIGENPLETLPASLEVQAALERLDLLVVQDPFLTATARLAHIVLPASTYAEKDGTFTNLEGRVLRVRQAMDSIGESFPDWHIMTAIANGLGCQWEYESANDIQAEIMKLLPGYYNLGQPRKIIPTADRYLANGYAAGAAGRYVTPSPPSARPFTLLMGQVLYHSGKLSTLAPGLIKIDPNTGRIRMNGSDMERLNLRDGDAVRLTSDRGSLQINVQQDHTVAAGTCFFPEHFNEPPVKDLMSVQVDATTGVPSFKRTAVTIEKA is encoded by the coding sequence ATGGGACTGAAGCCAGCCACGAATCCTGACGTCGAAGCCGCGACCATCGAGCTGAGCATCGACGGGAAGACGGTGACCGCGAAGGACGGGGTGTCGCTCTACGACGTGATCTCAAGCACCGGCAAGATTCTCCCGGCCATGTGCTATCACTATACCTTCGATCCTTTCGGGTCGTGCGGCATGTGCCTGGTGACGCAGGAAGGCAAGAAGGCCCCGGTCCGCTCCTGCACGGCTAAAGCGACGGCCGGCATGATCATCCGGACGGAAGGGGACGATCTGTTCCTCGCCAGAAAAAAGGCGGTGGAGAAGCATCTCTCCGTCCATCCGCTGGACTGCCCAGTCTGCGACGCCGACGGCCATTGTGAATTGCAAGATATGGCGTTCCAGCACGGCGTCACCAATCTGGCCAACGCCAAACAGAAATTTATCCCTGAGGACACGCGCAGTCTCGTGCTGGATTTCAACATGAACCGCTGCATTGCCTGCGCGGAATGCATCAACGTCTGCAAAGACGTGCTCATGATCGATGCGCTCCAGTTCATGAAGAAAGGCGGATTCAATCAGGTCGTCGCCAAGGGCGACGTGCCGCTCTCCTGCGAATTTTGCGGAGATTGCCTGGCCGTCTGCCCGGTCGGGGCGATTACAAATAAATTTTCAAAGTATTTGTACAAGCCCTGGCAGATGAAGAAGACCACGACGACCTGCAACTACTGCGGCGACGGCTGTCAGATGCATGTGGAAACCAAGGATACAGAAGTCATTCGCGTCACCTCTCCGCTGTCGTGGAAAAATAAATGGGGCGACCGGGCTGAGACCGCCAAAGGCCACGGAGGCATCTGCGTCAAAGGACGATTTGGGTTTGAATACATCGACTCGCCGGCCCGTTTGAAGCAACCGATGGTGCGCAAGGGTGACCGCCTTACGGCCGTACCGTGGCTCGAAGCCATGCATACCGTCGTTGATCGCTTCGAAGAAACGAGAAAGAAACATGGGTCCGACTCCATCGCCGGCCTGATCACCGCGCGTTGCACGAACGAAGAGTTGTATCTTTTCCAGAAACTCATGCGAGCCGGGTTCCGCTCCAACAACCTCGACAGCAGCGCCCGCTATGGTCATATGAATTTCGTGCATGCCTCGAAACATGCTCTGGGGATCGGCCGTGCGGCGAATGATTGGGAGGATCTCACCAAGGCCAAAGCTGTTCTGGCTATCGGGTCGAACTTGACTGAAACCAATCCCTTGACGGCAGTTCGCATCAAAGAAGCGATTCGCGTCTATAAGGCTCAGGTGATGGTTTTCGACTCCGCCGTGACCAATCTCGGCAAATTGTCCTCTCATCCGTTCCTGATCAAGCCAGGAACGGAAAGCTTGATCATTGATGGGCTCGTGAAGGCCGCCATCGAACTCGATCTCGTCGATGAAGAAACGGTCACGAAACATCCCCGGGCCTTCGCGGCCTTGAAATCCGCTGTCGCCTCCGTTTCCCTTGAGCAGGTCGCCTCGCGCACCGGATTGACGGTGGACAACCTGAAAGAGGCGGTCACGATTTTTGCCGAGTCACCGCGTTCCATCATTCTCTGCGCAGAAGGCATCGTGCGACAGATCAACGGTTACAACAATGTCTTGAAGTTGATCGATCTGGCATGGATCACAGGAAAACTCGGCCGCCCTGGCTGCGGAGTAAGCACCGTCACCGAAGAAGCCAATGAGCAGGGTGCGGTCGATATGGGGGTCGCTCCAGAATTTCTTCCGGGCTTAGCGTCGTTCGACGATGAGGCGACCAGAAATCGGCTGGCTACCGCCTGGGATGTCACCCTTCCCAAATCCGGAAGCGGCGTCCGGCTGATGGAAATCCTTGAGCGCTGCCGGAGAGGAGAGATCCGCGCGTTGTATCTGATCGGCGAAAACCCTCTGGAGACCCTTCCCGCTTCCCTCGAGGTTCAAGCGGCCTTGGAGCGCTTGGATCTTCTGGTCGTCCAGGATCCCTTTCTCACGGCAACCGCCCGGCTCGCCCATATCGTGTTGCCGGCGTCTACCTATGCTGAAAAGGATGGAACCTTCACAAATTTGGAAGGACGCGTCCTGCGGGTCAGGCAGGCCATGGATTCCATCGGAGAAAGTTTCCCTGACTGGCACATCATGACGGCCATCGCCAACGGATTGGGCTGCCAATGGGAATACGAGTCCGCCAACGACATTCAAGCCGAGATCATGAAACTGCTTCCTGGGTACTATAATCTCGGACAGCCGAGGAAGATCATCCCGACTGCCGATCGATACCTCGCGAACGGATATGCCGCAGGCGCTGCAGGACGCTATGTAACACCGTCACCCCCCAGCGCACGGCCGTTCACGCTGCTCATGGGCCAGGTGCTGTATCATTCCGGCAAGTTGTCCACCCTCGCGCCCGGACTCATCAAGATCGATCCCAACACGGGCCGGATCCGAATGAACGGCTCCGATATGGAACGTCTGAATCTACGGGACGGCGACGCCGTGCGATTGACCTCCGACCGAGGTTCGTTGCAGATCAACGTCCAGCAAGACCACACCGTCGCGGCCGGCACCTGTTTTTTCCCGGAGCATTTCAATGAACCGCCGGTGAAAGATTTGATGTCCGTTCAGGTTGATGCGACAACGGGAGTACCGTCATTCAAACGCACCGCCGTAACCATTGAGAAAGCGTGA
- the nuoD gene encoding NADH dehydrogenase (quinone) subunit D: MAFEDQRTTVYKVDPAHPESETLPTLRTEELLLNMGPQHPSTHGVLKVILELEGERLVKSTPVMGFLHRGVEKLAEEGTYHQFIPHTDRLDYVCAMYNNFAYCRAVEKLMNITVPERAEYLRTIVAEVQRIIGHQFWLGTQALDIGAMTVFFYCFRDREILLDWFDELCGARLTTSWYRIGGVERDFTSSLLDKLKQFLDYFPPKIDEYIVFLEKNRIWLARTKGVAVISAEDAVSFGLSGPTLRGSGVDYDLRKAEPYSAYPKCEFNVPLGKNGDTYDRYWIRVMELYESVKIVKQCLEQMQDGPIMADVPSVTLPPKDRVFTNLESMIQQFKLFSQGFNAPPGEIYCGTEAHKGELGFYIVSAGGGKPYRLKIRAPSFIHMGAFDHMSRGYMIADAITLFGTYDIVMGECDR, translated from the coding sequence ATGGCTTTCGAAGATCAAAGAACGACCGTCTATAAAGTCGACCCGGCTCATCCGGAGAGCGAGACGCTGCCGACCCTTCGGACCGAAGAGCTTCTTCTCAACATGGGGCCGCAGCACCCGAGCACGCATGGAGTCCTGAAAGTCATCCTCGAATTGGAAGGCGAACGGCTCGTGAAGTCCACCCCCGTAATGGGATTCTTGCACCGCGGGGTAGAGAAGCTGGCCGAAGAGGGAACCTATCATCAGTTTATTCCCCATACAGACCGCCTGGACTACGTCTGCGCGATGTACAACAATTTCGCCTACTGTCGAGCCGTCGAGAAACTGATGAACATTACCGTGCCGGAGCGGGCAGAATATCTCCGGACGATCGTAGCAGAAGTCCAACGGATCATCGGCCACCAATTCTGGCTCGGCACACAGGCGCTGGATATCGGCGCGATGACGGTGTTTTTCTATTGTTTTCGCGATCGCGAAATCTTGTTGGACTGGTTCGACGAACTCTGCGGGGCCAGACTGACAACGAGCTGGTATCGCATCGGGGGTGTGGAACGGGATTTCACATCTTCGCTGTTGGACAAGTTGAAGCAGTTTCTGGACTACTTTCCTCCGAAGATCGATGAGTACATTGTCTTCTTGGAGAAAAACAGGATCTGGCTGGCCAGGACCAAGGGTGTTGCTGTGATTTCCGCCGAGGATGCCGTGAGTTTCGGGCTGAGCGGTCCGACGTTGCGAGGGTCCGGAGTCGATTACGACCTCCGCAAAGCCGAACCATACTCCGCCTATCCCAAGTGCGAGTTCAATGTGCCGCTTGGAAAAAACGGCGACACGTACGATCGCTATTGGATCCGTGTCATGGAACTGTATGAGAGCGTGAAGATCGTCAAACAATGTCTGGAACAAATGCAGGACGGGCCGATCATGGCGGATGTCCCGAGCGTCACGTTGCCGCCCAAAGACCGTGTATTCACAAATCTCGAGTCCATGATTCAACAGTTCAAATTGTTCTCGCAGGGGTTCAACGCCCCTCCGGGAGAAATCTATTGCGGGACCGAGGCTCATAAGGGGGAGCTCGGTTTTTATATCGTCAGTGCCGGGGGAGGCAAGCCGTACCGGCTGAAAATTCGTGCCCCGTCTTTCATCCACATGGGCGCCTTCGATCATATGTCGAGAGGCTATATGATCGCCGACGCCATCACCCTCTTCGGCACGTACGACATCGTGATGGGTGAGTGCGATCGATGA
- a CDS encoding NADH-quinone oxidoreductase subunit C, producing the protein MSPDQLTNRLQENFSTGFVKAVEWRGDLAVTVSREALHEVAQFLHDDPAMDFDYIVHVSSVDWPDDEERFEVVYEFYSIKKRHRIRLKTRVPESDCIVDSLTDLWMGAEFMEREVYDMMGIRFRRHPDLRRILMPDDYTEGYPLRKDFPLRGKGWRDTFEFLDETSR; encoded by the coding sequence ATGTCCCCAGATCAATTGACCAATCGCCTTCAGGAAAATTTTTCAACCGGCTTCGTCAAGGCCGTGGAATGGCGAGGTGACTTGGCCGTGACGGTCTCCCGTGAGGCATTACATGAAGTGGCGCAATTTCTTCACGACGATCCGGCCATGGATTTCGATTATATCGTTCACGTCAGCTCCGTCGATTGGCCCGATGACGAAGAACGGTTCGAAGTGGTCTACGAGTTCTATTCGATCAAGAAGCGCCATCGCATCCGCTTAAAAACCCGGGTGCCGGAATCGGACTGTATCGTGGATTCGCTGACGGATCTGTGGATGGGCGCGGAATTTATGGAGCGGGAAGTCTACGACATGATGGGGATTCGATTTCGTCGTCATCCGGATCTTCGCCGGATCCTCATGCCGGATGACTATACCGAAGGTTATCCGTTGAGAAAGGATTTCCCTCTACGCGGTAAAGGCTGGCGGGACACCTTCGAATTTCTCGATGAAACATCCCGCTGA
- a CDS encoding NADH-quinone oxidoreductase subunit B, whose protein sequence is MGLIQLGRQEKDGSPDVITTTVEKAVNWARKGSLWPMTFGLACCAIEMIAAVSSRYDMDRYGAGVFRASPRQSDLMIVAGTVCRRMAPVIRKIYDQMPEPKYVIAMGSCATSGNIYDSYSVVQGVDRFVPVDIYVPGCPPTPEALFDGILKLQERIMQKRVFVKQPEQVRPSFKA, encoded by the coding sequence ATGGGACTAATCCAACTCGGTCGCCAGGAAAAGGACGGCTCGCCGGACGTGATTACGACTACGGTGGAAAAGGCCGTCAATTGGGCTCGAAAGGGTTCGTTGTGGCCGATGACGTTCGGGTTGGCCTGTTGCGCTATCGAGATGATTGCCGCGGTTTCTTCGCGGTACGATATGGATCGCTATGGAGCGGGAGTGTTCAGAGCCTCTCCCAGGCAATCCGATCTCATGATCGTTGCGGGGACCGTCTGCAGGCGGATGGCACCGGTCATCCGCAAGATTTACGATCAGATGCCGGAACCGAAATATGTGATTGCCATGGGTTCTTGCGCCACGTCCGGGAACATTTATGACAGCTACAGTGTCGTGCAAGGAGTGGATCGTTTCGTACCGGTCGACATCTATGTCCCCGGCTGTCCACCCACGCCCGAAGCCCTGTTTGACGGAATCTTGAAGCTTCAAGAGCGAATTATGCAGAAGCGCGTGTTTGTGAAACAGCCCGAGCAGGTGAGGCCAAGCTTCAAAGCCTAG
- a CDS encoding NADH-quinone oxidoreductase subunit A, which produces MSGFELLLEYLTKYFPILLFIFIALGFGVVTLLISYLVQPKYPEPEKLSAYECGSEPFSDARMPFPVRYYIFAMLFVIFDIEVIFLYPWAVVFTDINKVSVIGLVEMLIFIALFLVAYVYAWRKGALEWD; this is translated from the coding sequence TTTTGAATTACTCCTTGAGTATCTGACAAAGTATTTTCCGATACTTCTTTTCATTTTCATTGCGCTGGGATTCGGGGTCGTGACCCTATTGATCAGTTATTTGGTTCAACCTAAGTATCCGGAACCGGAGAAACTTTCGGCATATGAGTGCGGATCTGAGCCGTTTTCCGATGCCCGAATGCCTTTCCCGGTGCGCTACTACATCTTTGCAATGCTGTTTGTCATTTTCGATATTGAAGTCATTTTCCTTTACCCTTGGGCAGTGGTATTCACCGATATCAATAAAGTGAGTGTCATCGGATTGGTGGAGATGCTGATCTTCATCGCGCTGTTCCTCGTCGCCTACGTCTACGCCTGGCGAAAGGGGGCCCTGGAATGGGACTAA